A section of the Serratia liquefaciens ATCC 27592 genome encodes:
- the diaA gene encoding DnaA initiator-associating protein DiaA, translating into MLDRIKACFTESIQTQIAAAEALPDAISRAAMTLVQSLLNGNKILCCGNGTSAANAQHFAASMINRFETERPSLPAIALNADNVVLTAITNDRLHDEVYAKQVRALGHAGDVLLAISTRGNSRDIVKAVEAAVTRDMTIVALTGYDGGELAGLLGQQDVEIRIPSHRSARIQEMHMLTVNCLCDLIDNTLFPHQDD; encoded by the coding sequence GTGCTGGATAGAATTAAAGCCTGTTTTACCGAAAGCATCCAAACCCAGATTGCGGCGGCGGAAGCTTTGCCCGACGCCATCTCGCGTGCAGCAATGACGCTGGTTCAATCCTTACTTAACGGTAATAAAATTCTGTGCTGCGGTAACGGCACCTCGGCAGCCAATGCTCAGCATTTCGCCGCCAGCATGATCAACCGCTTTGAAACCGAGCGCCCAAGCCTGCCGGCCATTGCCCTGAATGCCGATAACGTAGTGCTGACCGCGATCACCAACGATCGCCTGCACGATGAAGTCTATGCCAAACAGGTTCGTGCGCTCGGACACGCCGGCGACGTACTGCTGGCAATTTCCACCCGTGGCAATAGCCGTGATATTGTGAAAGCGGTCGAAGCCGCCGTGACGCGTGACATGACGATTGTCGCACTTACCGGTTACGACGGTGGGGAACTGGCCGGCTTGCTCGGTCAGCAGGATGTCGAGATCCGCATCCCTTCCCACCGCAGTGCACGCATTCAGGAAATGCATATGCTGACTGTAAATTGCCTATGCGACCTGATAGATAATACGTTGTTTCCCCACCAGGACGATTAA